GATAGTGCACACTTACATCGCTATCAAAATAATGGGGATAGTGCTCATGCTGTTTACAAAGCAGTATTGCCAGTTGCATTGGCTGGGCTGGATTCTCCAGAAAATATCAGTGTTCGTGCTAATGGCACTACGTTAGCGCTATTGGTGCATGATAAAAGTGGCTTGCATAAAGCAACTTTAGCGATTGCAGCAGATGATTTGTTGAACGAGAAAGGGCATGAAGTAAGCCAAATCTTGGAAGTTAAACCACTGATTCAAACAGACGCTATACCAAGTATGGGCGATGCGGCAGATGATCCAGCTATTTGGATGCATCCAAATGATGCCACCAAAAGCTTGGTCTTGGCCACAGATAAGCAGGGTGGTTTAGCAGTTTATGACTTACAAGGAAAAACGCAGCAATACTTACCTGTTGGTCGCTTAAATAATGTAGATGTACGAACAGGTTTTAACCTCAATGGCAAATTGATTGATATTGCAGCAGCCAGCAATCGTGATAACAACAGTTTGCATCTCTTTAGCATAGACCGCCAAAGTGGACATGTCAGCGTTTTGGGTGAACACGCCACAACCATTCAGGAAATGTATGGCATTTGCATGTTTAAAGATAAGCAGGATAACTTTTACGCAATCATGAACGATAAAGATGGCACGTTTGAACAATATCAATTAATGGCTGTTAATGGTCAGATTGCCACAAAAAAAGCACGTAGTTTTAAAGTGGAAACACAACCTGAGGGTTGTGTGGCACATGACCAAAGCGAGCAATTATTTATTGGTGAGGAGGATGTGGCTGTGTGGACATTGAGTGCTCGTGCGGATGTGCCAACGACCATGACGAACGTAATCTCGACCAATGAGATTGTGCATGCAGATATAGAGGGCATTGCCTACTATCAGGGAGCTAAGCAAGACTATTTGGTTATCTCAAGTCAAGGCAATGATAGCTATGTTGTACTGGATGCTACACCGCCCTATCAAGTGCGTGGCAATTTTAGAATTGGCATTAACGCTTTGCTAGCAATTGATGGCGCGTCTGAGACGGATGGTCTTGAAGTGACCTCAGCAGATCTTAGTGGTCATAACACTGGGTTATGGCGACTTGGTATGTTGGTGGTGCAAGATGGACGTAAACGTATGCCAGAAGAGAAACAAAATTTTAAATATGTGCCTTGGACAGCCATTGCCGAAGCATTAAACCTTGAATAGGGTGACTGTCATCAAGTTGTCACCTGTATGTCATTTAATAGTAGAGATTGGCAATATTCGCGTGAATGCGCTTTTGATGCGAATTTAATAGTAGAACAAAGGAGTGGTGAGATGGAAACAGGATTAGAGGAAATGTCCATTTGGAGTTTGGTTGCTGGTGCCAGTGTATTGGTACAAACAGTCATGTTAATTTTGGTATTGGCTTCAGTGATTAGTTGGTATTTGATTGTATTACGTGCCAAAAATCTAGCCCGTACTGAAAAAGACAATGCCACATTTATTCGACGTTTTCGTCAAGCGGATGATTTGGTGCATTTATACGATGAAGTCACGAATAAGCAAAAGTCTGTGACACATTTACAAGGCATTTTTAGTGAGGGCTACCGCGAATTTTCCTCCCTTAAACACCTGCCCAACATAGCAGCTAGCCAAGTAACAGAAGGTGCAGAACGCGCGATGTTGGTTGCTATTGGCAAAGAAGAAGCGCAACTAGAAAAAGGCTTATCATTTTTAGCGACGGTGGGCTCTGTGAGTCCATATATCGGTTTATTTGGTACCGTTTGGGGCATTATGAATGCATTTATCGGCTTGTCCCAAGTGCAGCAAGCCACACTGTCTACCGTAGCGCCGGGTATTGCTGAGGCTCTAATTGCAACAGCCATTGGCCTATTTGCAGCGATTCCAGCTGTGATTGCTTACAACCGATTTAGCGCACGCGGTGCGACGATTACTGCAAGCTATTACACCTTCGGCAACGAGCTGCAAATGCGCTTACATCGTCTTTTACATGCCCCACTGAAGCCTGTTTCGCTCGTGGCAGGAGGTCAGTAATGTTAAGGAAGCCGCAAAGTCAACATGGCCCAAAAGCAGAAATGAATGTGGTGCCTTATATTGACGTGATGCTGGTTTTGCTGGTGATTTTTATGGTGACAGCGCCGCTGTTGGTGCAGGGCGTAAAGCTTGAGTTGCCAAAAATAGAAAGTGAAGCATTGCCCACAGATGCAACGTTGCAAATTCTCACCCTGTCGGTAAAAAGTGATGGCAGTTATTTTTGGAACGTTGGTGAAGAAGTGAATACCACATCGCAAACAGATACTGCGGTTGATGTGAATGAGATGACACAGAAAGTGAAGCAAGTGATTGCCTTACGAGGCGATACGCAAGTGTTTATTCGCGCTGATCAAGCGGCCAATTATGCCACTGTTA
This region of Methylophilaceae bacterium genomic DNA includes:
- a CDS encoding phytase: MQISILKHHFVVGITSLSFVLLTACQQTSPAKGGESISFKPLPIKHKVEAAQLIDSSMFAPNVTLTNADVMIASKKHGLLVIDEKGETLSQLKGYFTSVDHRLIPQGMLVASVEGNLQQAVVSIVSQDSGTWSAPLTLPKPNFKIEDACLYQDGGNNAFVFLVGEEGLGEQWLVAADHALLPQALRVRGLSLPPASSFCQVDDRSNTLYVNEENVGLWAYAARAEAELMRQPVAMLTPFGDIEKNVSGMAIANHQVLLIDADSAHLHRYQNNGDSAHAVYKAVLPVALAGLDSPENISVRANGTTLALLVHDKSGLHKATLAIAADDLLNEKGHEVSQILEVKPLIQTDAIPSMGDAADDPAIWMHPNDATKSLVLATDKQGGLAVYDLQGKTQQYLPVGRLNNVDVRTGFNLNGKLIDIAAASNRDNNSLHLFSIDRQSGHVSVLGEHATTIQEMYGICMFKDKQDNFYAIMNDKDGTFEQYQLMAVNGQIATKKARSFKVETQPEGCVAHDQSEQLFIGEEDVAVWTLSARADVPTTMTNVISTNEIVHADIEGIAYYQGAKQDYLVISSQGNDSYVVLDATPPYQVRGNFRIGINALLAIDGASETDGLEVTSADLSGHNTGLWRLGMLVVQDGRKRMPEEKQNFKYVPWTAIAEALNLE
- the tolQ gene encoding protein TolQ is translated as METGLEEMSIWSLVAGASVLVQTVMLILVLASVISWYLIVLRAKNLARTEKDNATFIRRFRQADDLVHLYDEVTNKQKSVTHLQGIFSEGYREFSSLKHLPNIAASQVTEGAERAMLVAIGKEEAQLEKGLSFLATVGSVSPYIGLFGTVWGIMNAFIGLSQVQQATLSTVAPGIAEALIATAIGLFAAIPAVIAYNRFSARGATITASYYTFGNELQMRLHRLLHAPLKPVSLVAGGQ
- the tolR gene encoding protein TolR, whose translation is MLRKPQSQHGPKAEMNVVPYIDVMLVLLVIFMVTAPLLVQGVKLELPKIESEALPTDATLQILTLSVKSDGSYFWNVGEEVNTTSQTDTAVDVNEMTQKVKQVIALRGDTQVFIRADQAANYATVIAGIAALQKGGVTNLGLITEAPE